The following are encoded together in the Daucus carota subsp. sativus chromosome 5, DH1 v3.0, whole genome shotgun sequence genome:
- the LOC108221877 gene encoding uncharacterized protein LOC108221877: MHKNLSIFHNPSFSSSYLKMKLNTFLLLGLLLSLVLLVSSNEPETPKDENKEDEAARPDQYGGGGYGGPGGYGGRGGFGGGPGGGFGGGGFGGGGFGGGGYGGRGGFGGGFGGRCRWGCCGGRFYGGGCRFCCRGPFEAQAYGEVDEASP, translated from the exons ATGCACAAAAATCTTTCTATTTTTCATAATCCAAGTTTTTCTTCCTCATATCTCAAAATGAAGCTCAACACTTTCCTTCTCCTTGGACTCCTCTTGTCCCTTGTTCTTCTCGTCTCTTCCAATGAGCCAGAGACGCCGAAAGATGAGAACAAAG AGGACGAAGCTGCTAGACCAGATCAATATGGTGGAGGCGGTTATGGTGGCCCTGGCGGCTATGGAGGCAGGGGTGGCTTTGGTGGAGGGCCTGGAGGCGGTTTCGGTGGCGGCGGTTTCGGTGGAGGCGGTTTCGGTGGAGGAGGTTATGGAGGCAGGGGAGGTTTCGGAGGTGGATTCGGAGGGCGATGCAGATGGGGATGTTGCGGAGGCCGATTCTACGGAGGAGGCTGCAGATTCTGCTGTCGCGGCCCCTTTGAAGCACAAGCTTACGGGGAAGTTGATGAAGCCAGCCCTTGA
- the LOC135152989 gene encoding uncharacterized protein LOC135152989 has product MKLNTFLLLGLLLSLVLLVSSNALETPKDENKEDEAVRPDQFGGRGYGGYRGYGGYGGYRGGYGGYGGYRGGYGGYRGGYGGFGGYRGGYGGFGGGRGGYGGFGGGYGGPGYGGGGYGGRGVSGGGEANP; this is encoded by the exons ATGAAGCTCAacacttttcttcttcttgGGCTCCTCTTGTCCCTTGTTCTTCTCGTCTCTTCCAATGCGCTAGAGACGCCGAAAGATGAGAATAAAG AGGACGAAGCTGTTAGACCAGATCAATTTGGTGGACGCGGTTACGGTGGTTACCGTGGTTATGGTGGCTATGGTGGCTATAGAGGCGGTTATGGCGGCTATGGTGGCTATAGAGGCGGTTATGGTGGCTATAGAGGCGGTTATGGTGGCTTTGGTGGCTATAGAGGCGGTTATGGCGGCTTTGGAGGCGGCAGAGGCGGTTATGGCGGCTTTGGAGGCGGTTACGGCGGCCCCGGTTACGGAGGCGGCGGTTATGGAGGCAGGGGAGTTTCCGGAGGTGGTGAAGCCAACCCTTGA
- the LOC108221878 gene encoding glycine-rich cell wall structural protein 1.8 has translation MKFRPLNFLAFLLVAFLFTDTFVSAEIYQIEELSEADMRHVLGRYGGYGNFEDKWGKGYGHHHGGGGHKGGHGGQPGGGGYGGQPSGGGAQPGGDVGQPGGPQPGGNVGQPGGYGGQPSTGGAQPGGSQPGGDVGQPGGSQPGGSQPGGDVGQPGGTQPGRSQPGGDVGQPSGTQPGRSQPGGDVGQPGGTQPGGYGGQPGTGGAQPGGNIGQPGGSQPSGSTGKPGCDQSGGYGGQPGSCGSQSGGDVGGSQPGGGSAQPGVDVGQPGGSQPGSGVGKPGDDQSGGYGGQPSTGGAQPGGDVGGSQHGGGCAQPSESCAQPGGDVGQPGKSGPQTGGDVGQPGIGGQPGADAGGQPGGSQPGGSQPGGDVGQPSGYGAQPSTTVPQPSQSSGYGGQPTGPQPIQQGGYGGQSSTGGDVGLASGGYGSPPGLGGAKPGGGY, from the exons ATGAAGTTTAGGCCTCTTAACTTCCTAGCCTTTTTGCTTGTAGCGTTTCTTTTCACTGATACGTTTGTTAGTGCTGAAATATACCAGA TCGAAGAACTATCTGAAGCAGATATGCGTCATGTTTTAGGCCGTTATGGAGGATATGGCAATTTTGAAGACAAGTGGGGTAAAGGATATGGCCATCATCATGGAGGCGGAGGTCACAAAGGTGGACACGGTGGTCAACCAGGAGGAGGCGGATATGGCGGCCAACCTAGTGGAGGCGGAGCCCAACCAGGTGGAGATGTAGGCCAGCCTGGTGGTCCTCAACCGGGAGGTAACGTAGGCCAACCAGGTGGATATGGTGGCCAACCTAGTACCGGTGGGGCGCAACCTGGAGGATCACAACCGGGTGGTGATGTAGGCCAGCCTGGTGGCTCTCAACCCGGAGGATCACAACCGGGTGGAGATGTAGGTCAGCCTGGTGGCACTCAACCTGGAAGATCGCAACCTGGTGGAGATGTAGGTCAGCCTAGTGGCACTCAGCCAGGAAGATCACAACCTGGTGGAGATGTAGGTCAGCCTGGTGGCACTCAACCAGGTGGTTATGGTGGTCAACCAGGTACTGGTGGCGCTCAACCGGGTGGTAATATTGGACAACCTGGTGGATCGCAACCTAGTGGTAGTACAGGAAAACCTGGTTGTGATCAGTCAGGAGGATATGGTGGTCAACCCGGTTCTTGTGGCTCTCAATCAGGTGGAGATGTCGGTGGTTCTCAACCAGGTGGTGGAAGTGCTCAACCAGGTGTAGATGTAGGCCAACCTGGTGGATCGCAACCTGGTAGTGGTGTAGGTAAACCTGGTGATGATCAATCTGGAGGATATGGTGGTCAACCCAGTACCGGTGGTGCTCAACCAGGTGGAGATGTTGGTGGTTCACAACACGGAGGAGGTTGTGCGCAACCAAGTGAAAGTTGTGCCCAACCAGGTGGAGATGTAGGCCAACCAGGCAAATCTGGTCCTCAAACGGGTGGAGATGTTGGACAACCAGGTATTGGCGGTCAACCGGGTGCAGATGCGGGTGGTCAACCTGGCGGTTCACAACCTGGAGGATCACAACCGGGTGGAGATGTAGGTCAACCAAGTGGATATGGAGCTCAACCAAGTACTACTGTACCTCAACCAAGTCAATCTAGCGGATACGGTGGTCAACCAACTGGTCCTCAACCAATTCAACAAGGTGGATATGGTGGCCAATCAAGTACAGGTGGTGATGTAGGTCTGGCTAGTGGTGGTTATGGTAGTCCACCAGGTTTAGGTGGTGCTAAACCAGGCGGTGGTTATTAA